In Desulfoferula mesophila, the genomic window TCCACCACGCCCTTCTCGTTTGGACGCCGCACCCGACAAAAATGCTCCCGAAAAAGGTAATGGCTCTGCAGCTTGAGAAAACCATCGGTCAGCTTGCGCTCATGAGGCCCTATGATCTTGGAAACCAGGACCTTGCTATTGTCGTAACTGATCCGGTGGGGCACCCCACCGAAAAACTCGAACGCCCTGGCATGCCCTTCCCAGTAGCTCTCGCTGCACTCCTTGTCGAAGGCCGCCACGAAAAAGGCATCGGAGTACGGCAAGGCCATGATAAAAAGCGCTATCTTGCGAAGCTCCCCGGAAACCTTGGCCAGGGCATAGCCAAAGTCCACCTGCGCCTCGCCGGGACGATGGACCAGGGGCATGTACACCTCCTGGCTCACGCGCTTGATTGCGCGCACCGCCTCCTTTACCTGGGTGTACTTGCCCTGATAACCCGCCTCCTTGATGCGGTGATATATGCGCGTGGCCGTGTGCCTTTGCTTCTTGGGAACCTTTTTGTCCTCTTTTATGATCCGGGCGATCAACTCAAGGTAGGGGCCAAGCTTGGGCTTGGCTCGGGGGGTGCTGAGCCGGTATCCGGGAGGCTCGGGAAAATTCTGAATCTTTTGCAGGGTATCCCAATGGATGCCCTCTCTACGCATTAACTCGCGCTTGCTCGCCTGGCCATCGCGCAACTCAAGTCTGATCCGGGCCCATTGATCCATGTCCGTGTACACCCCTTCCGCTCCTCCAGAGAGTCCTGGCCTGGAAGCCACCATGGCCTCCATCGCACCAAAACACCTGAAGAAAACTGAATCAATGTGTCACGGTTTTCAACCGCCACTAAAATCGTCTCGCTTTTGGACCGCCATTTACATCTCCCGAGCTGCTTGATCTGGAATTCGGTCAGCTCATCGAGGATGGGAGCGCTGGCCTGCTGTTGAAGCTTGTGGCGGTGCTGATCGAAGCGCCTGTCTATCTCCACGGCCGCAATACGGACGCGCTTGAGCGCTTCGTTGTAGTCCTTGGTCCCTAGCGAGAAAGTTTCTTCAGCCTTCGGGTAGGTATCCTTGATATCGACGGGGATGGCTGCACGGTGGTAATAGACCGCGCCTCGACGGTAAAGACGGGGGTGTCCAGGCATCTTCTCCATAACCTCCACTGTAACAGTTTCCTGGAACAGCGCAACTGGAGAAGTGCCTGATATCGATACCTTGGAGTGGTTCCAAGGGGTTAGAAAAAGGTGGCGGAGAGGGTGGGATTCGAACCCACGTAGCGGTTATTAGCCGCTAACCCGATTTCGAGTCGGGCCCGTTACGACCGGACTTCGGTACCTCTCCGCAAAGATTGGCCAATAGTATAGCGGCACCCCTAGCGGCGCGCCGCGAAAAACTCCTTTAGGATATCCGCCGCCTCCCCGGCCAGCAACCCCCCTTGCACGATGGGCTGGTGGTTGAGGCTGGGCACCGCGCCCAGGTCCAGGGCCGAGCCGTAGGCCCCGGCCTTGGGGTCATGGGCGGCGAACACCACCCGGGCCAGCCGGGCCCACACCACCGCCCCGGCGCACATGGCGCAGGGTTCCAGGCTCACGTACAGGGTGCAGCCTCCCAGGCGGTAGTTGCCCAGCGCCCGCGCCGCTTGGCGCAAGCAGAGCATCTCGGCGTGGGCCGTGGGGTCGCCTTGGGCGATGGTGGCGTTGCCCGCTTGGGCGATCACTTGCCCCTGGGGGTCGGTCAACACCGCGCCGATGGGCACCTCGCCCTGGGCCGCGGCCCGGCGGGCCAACTCCAGGGTCCGGCGCATGTGGCCGGCGTCCGCGGGGCTGAATCCTGGCTGAGTCATGGGCAAATTACCACAGGCCCCAAGGCGCCGCAAGCCTCAGGCCAGCTCGGCGGGGCGCACCCCGCCCGGTTTGAGCGCGCCGTCCAGGGTGGCCACGCCGCCCTCGTCGGTGAGCCCCAGACGGCCCTGGGCGATCAGCTCCAGGGTGGTGGGGAACACCACCCAGTCCCCGGCCTGTTTCAGGCGCTCCTGGTGCTGGTCGGCCACCTGGCGCAGGTGCGCCGGATCGGCCTTGATCTCGGCCAGGGGGGCGGGCAGCTCCACGGGGATGGGGTCGCTGACCATGAGCAGGGGGCCCGAGTCCACCCCCAGGTCGGTGAACAGGGTGGAGGAGCGCAGCTCGCTTTGGCCGGCCACGATGGCGTCCAACACCGCGTCGTCGCCCACGAAACGGCGCTTGCCCGCCTCGTCCACTAGGCTCAAGTCGGCCGGGTGCACGTTGATGGCCCCGGTGAGGGTAAGAAAGCTCATGTAGCCGCCCAGGGCGATGATGTCGATGTCAAAGGCCTTTACCAGGCGCTGGGCCACCTGGTCGTAGGCGCGCCGGGCGGCCAGGCCCTCGGCGCTCTTCACGCTGCGCTTGAGGCCGCGCTTTTCGTGAAAGCGGCGCACGTCATAGGCGAAGTAGGGCAGGTCGAAACGCCGGGCGATCTCCTGGCCCCGGCATTTGTCGGAGGCGGTGTCGCTGAAGATGAAGGCCACCTCGTAGGAGGCCCCCGGGGCCTCCAGCAGCTTGACCACGTTGGTGCCCGAGCCGGACATGAAAGCGGCCACCCTGAGGGGGCGTCCCGCCCGGGAGGGATCGAATATGGGTTTGCCGGCCATGGGGCCTCCAAGCGATAGGGGGTTGGCACCCCTAGTCTATAGGACGCGGGCCGCGCGGGGTCAAGGGCGTCGCTAAAACTGGTCCCGGGGCGCAGCGATCCCTTTACACCCGGGTGCGATTTCGTCGATAATTAATACTAAGAATTTTGACATTGAATCCCAGTTGGTATGAGTCCCCCTCCGGAGCCCCCCGGCATTCTTGACAAGCCACCATGGCCCCGACATAATCCATCTTTCGGGAGGCATTATGGAGTTGGACACCACGGACCGCAAGATTATCTCCCGTTTACAGGGAGACCTGCCCCTGGTTCCCCGGCCCTTCGCTGCGTTGGCCGAAGAAGTGGGTCTGACGGAAGAGGAAGTGGTGCGCCGGGTAAGGGGCTTGGCCGAAGGGCGGGTGATGCGCCGTTTCGGGGCCACTCTTCGCCACCAGCGCTCCGGCTTCGCCAGCAACGTGATGGTCGCCTGGCGAGTGCCGCCCGAGCGGGCCTCCGAAGTTGGCGAGAAGTTGGCCGCCTTCCGCAACGTCAGTCACTGCTACTGGCGCGAACCCTGCGAAGGGTTTTCCTACAACCTGTTTTCCATGGTGCATGGCCGCAGCGAGGCCGAGTGCCGTTCCCTGGTTCGGGAAATGGCGGAGCAGGCCCAGGCCGAGGAGTTCGAGTTGCTTTTCTCCGTGGAGGAGCTAAAAAAAACCTCCATGCGCTACTTTGATACAGAAGGTGATATCCATGAAGGATGATAGATCCCGGGAGCTGTGGCAGCGGTCCCAAAAGGTGATTCCCGGAGGTGTCAACAGCCCGGCCAGGGCCATGCTTGCGGTGGGGCGCGAGCCTTTGTTCATCCGCTCGGCCCGCGGCTGTTACATAGAAGACGTGGACGGCAACCGCTACATAGACTACGTGGGCTCCTGGGGGCCGCTGATCCTGGGCCACGCCGACCCCGACGTGGTGGCGGCGGTGAAAAAGGCGGCCGAAAAGGGCACCAGCTTCGGCGCGCCCACCGAGGCGGAGGTCAACTTCGCCGAGATGCTCACCCGCCTGATCCCCTCCATGGAGCAGGTACGCCTGGTAAGTAGCGGCACCGAGGCCACCATGAGCGCCCTGCGCCTGGCCCGGGGCTACACCGAGCGCGACCTCATCGTCAAGTTCGACGGCTGCTACCACGGCCACAGCGACGGCCTGCTGGTGGCCTCGGGCAGCGGGCTGGCCACCCTGGGCCTGCCCTCCTGCCCCGGCGTGCCCGCCGAGGTGGCCGGGCTGTCGGTGAGCATCCCCTACAACGACCTGGCCGCTTTGGAAAAGCTCTTCCACGAAAAGGGAGACAAGATCGCGGCGGTGATCATCGAGCCGGTGGCCGGCAACATGGGCGTGGTGCCTCCGGCGCCGGGCTATCTGCAAGGGGTGCGCGAGATCTGCGACGAGTACGGCTCCCTGTTGATCTTCGACGAGGTCATCACCGGCTTCCGGGTGGCCCTGGGCGGGGCCCAGGAGCTCTACGGCGTCACCCCGGACCTGACCACCCTGGGCAAGATCATCGGCGCGGGCCTGCCCCTGGGGGCCTATGGCGGCAAGGCCGAGATCATGCAGAAGGTCGCCCCCTGCGGGCCGGTCTACCAGGCGGGCACCCTCTCGGGCAACCCGCTGGCCACCGCCGCCGGGCTGCGGGCTCTGGACATGCTGGACGTGGCCGGGGTGTATCAGCGCCTGGAAGAAAACTCGGCCAAGCTCTACGACGGCCTGGGCGACATATTCACCAAGGCCGGGGTGCCCCACTACGGCAACCGGGTGGGAGCCATGTTCTCCTACTTCTTCCAGAAAGGCCCGGTGACCGACTGGACCAGCGCGTCCAAGAGCGACACCGAGGCCTTTGGCCGCTGGTTTAGGGCCATGCTGGGCCGGGGGGTGTATCTGGCCCCCAGCCAGTTCGAGTGCACCTTCATGAGCCTGGCCCACGACGCCGACGCCATCGAGCAGACGCTGTCGGCGGCCGAGGAGGCCATCAAGGAAGTCTAGGCCGGCCGGCTGCGCCAGCCCCCGACGAGATAAAATTTAAGGCGGGGCCGCATCCGCGGCTCCGCCTTTTTTATTTGGCAAAGATGTGTAAATAAGTTCGGCACAGCCAGGCACCGGCAGACAAGGCGTCCGGCGAGCGCGGACCGCAGGCGTATTTGCGATATACGCCGAGGTCCAAGCGATGCCGGCAACGCCGTATGCCGATGTCTGGCGAAGCCGGCGTGTTGCCGATTTAACTAAGCTTGCGGTGGTCCTGCACCCTCTCGGCCTTGCCCTGGGTCATGGGCAGGCCGTCGGGGTCCAAAATCTCCACCGCCGGGGTGACCAGCAGCTCGTCGCGCAGGGCTTTGGCCAGGTTGCGGGCCAGGCCCGCTCGCTCCAGGGGCGACAGCCCGGCCGCCTCGGGGCTCAGCTCGGCCCGTACGGTCATGGAGTCGGCCTCGCCCTTGTTTTCCAGGATGATGAGGTACTGGCCCCCCACCGCCTTGAAGTCCATGAGCACCGATTCCACCTGCATGGGGTAGACGTTGACCCCCTTGATGATGAACATGTCGTCGCTGCGCCCCACGATGCGGCTCAGGCGGCGGTGGGTGCGGCCGCAGGCGCATTCGCCGGGCAACAGGGCGGCCAGGTCGCGGGTGCGGTAGCGGATCAGGGGCATGGCCCGGCGCTCCAGGGTGGTGAGCACCACCTCGCCGATCTGCCCCGGCTCCACCGGCTCCATGGTCATGGGGTGCAGCACCTCCAGCAGAAAGGCGTCTTCCCACAGGTGCAGGCCGTTCTGCTCCGGGCACTCCATGGCCACCCCCGGCCCGTTGATCTCGCTGAGGCCGTAGCTGTTGTAGGCCTTCACCCCGAACAGGTCCTCCACCCGCTTGCGGGTCTGCTCGCTGTGGGGCTCGGCCCCGATAACGGCGATACGAAGCTGTGTGTCGCTGCGCGGGTCCAGGCCCTGCTCGGCGAACACCCCGGCCAGGCGCAGGGCGTAGCTGGGGATAAGGTGCATGGCCGTGGTGCCGAACTGGCGCATGAGCGCGATCTGGCGGCGGCTGTTGCCGGTGCCCACGGGGATGACCATGGCCCCCAGGCGCTCGGCACCCTGGTGGATGCCCAGGCCGCCGCTGAACAGGCCGTAGCCGGTGATGTTCTGGAACACGTCTCCCGGCCGCACCCCGGCCATGTACAGGCTGCGGGCCATGAGGTTGGCCCAGGCGCGCAGGTCGGCCTTGCTGTGCAAGATGGCGGTGGGGGTGCCGGTGGTCCCGCTGGAGGCGTGCAGGCGCACCACCTGGCTGCGGGGCACGGCCAACATGCCGTAGGGGAAGCTGTCGCGCAGGTCCTGCTTCACGGTGAAGGGCAGGCCACGCACGTCCTGGGGCGAGTTTATGTCCTGGGGGTCGATCCCCTTGAGGGCCTGGGAATAAAAAGGTGATTTCTTGGCCTGGGCCAGGGAGCGGCGCAGGCGTTCGGTTTGCAGTTCGCTAAGCTCTTCGCGGGGCAGCAGTTCGATTTGTTCTTGCCAAAACATGTTTGAATCTCCGGTGCGGGCAATGTTGCCCAAACATACTACCCCGCAAGGCGGCCCACAAGCCGCCGCCCTTGCCTCCGGGGCCCGCATGGGCAAAAATGGAGAAACCAAGCCCCAAACCCATGAGGAGACGTGGTCCCAATGCCCGATTCAGCCGCCCAAAGAGGGGTGCCCCGCAAGATTCTCTACGACCGCAGGCCCAACTACAGCCGCCCGGCCCTGGAGCTGGACCACGCCACGCGCGAGGACCTTCTGGCCCATCTCACCTTTCTCTACGGCAAGGAGCAGGCCCAAGAGGCCATGCCCGAGATGGAGCGCATCCTCAAGGTGCACCACGCCCACAAGTCCGAGGAACTGCGCGAGCTGCTGGCGGGGCGCGACCCCCGGCGCCTGTTCAGTGAAAAGGACATGATCCTCATCACCTACGGCGACATGATAAAGGACGGCGAGGGCACGCCCCTGGCGGTGTTGGCCCGGGCCTGCGACGACCACATGCTGGCCCCGGACATCCTGCACATCCTGCCCTTTTTCCCCTATTCCTCGGACCGGGGCTTTTCGGTGGTGGATTTCAGCAAGGTGGACCCCCGCCTGGGCACCTGGGATGACATCCACCGCCTGGCCGGCCGCTTTCGCCTGATGTTCGACGGGGTGCTCAACCACATCTCGGCCCACAGCCAGGCCTTTCACCGCTTCTTGGACGGCGACCCCGAGCTGAAGGAATTTTTCATCGCCTACGACTCGCCCGACGAGCTGACCCCGGACCAGCGCTCCAAGATATTTCGCCCGCGGGTGAGCGACATTCTCACCCCCTTCATGACCCTGGAGGGGGTGCGCTATCTTTGGACCACCTTCAGCCCCGACCAGATCGACCTGAACTACCGCAATCCCAAGGTGCTACTGAGCGTGGTGCAGGCGCTATTGTTTTACATCCGCCAGGGGGCGGACCTACTGCGCCTGGACGCGGTCACCTACATCTGGGCCGAGCCGGGCACCGAGTGCATCCACCTGGACCAGACCCACGAAATCGTCAAGCTGTTGCGCACCGTGGTGGAGGCGGTGGCGCCGGGGGTGGCCCTGGTAACCGAAACCAACGTGCCCCACGCCGACAACGTGCGCTACTTCGGCAGCGGCTACGACGAGGCCCACATGGTCTACAACTTCGCCCTGCCCCCCCTGGTGCTGCACGCCATCTACCGCCAATGCGCCAAATACCTGGCCGCCTGGGCCGCAGACCTGGAGCCGCCCAGCGAGGCCACCGCCTTTTTCAACATTCTGGACACCCACGACGGCATCGGCCTGATGGGGGCAAAGCAGATCCTGCCCCCCGAGGAGATAGAGTTAATCGTGGGCACGGCCCAGGCCCACGGGGCCCTGATTTCCCAGAAAACGGTGGAGGGCGGCGGCGAGGAGCCTTACGAGATCAACAGCACCTGGTGGAGCGCGGTCAACCCGGTGGGCGGCGAGGATCACGCCCTGCAACTGGAGCGCTACCTGGCCAGCCGGGCGGTGGCCCTGTCCCTCAAGGGGGTGCCGGGGATGTATCTGCACGGAGCCCTGGGCTCCTCCTCGGACCTGGAGACCTACCAGCGCACCGGCGTCAAGCGCGACGTGAACCGGGCCACCGTGGACTTGGCCGTGCTGGAGGCCGAGTCCCGCGACCCCTCTTCGCGCCTTGGGCGCCTGGCCCCGCGTATGAGCCTGCTGAACCTGACCCGGGTGGCCCAAAAGGCCTTCCACCCCCAGGGGAGCCAAAAGGTGCTCGCGGCCCCGGAGGCGGTGCTGGCCCTCCTGCGCGTCTCCTCGGACGGGGAGCAGCGCCTGTTGTCGTTGATAAACCTGAGCGCTTCGCCGGTGCCCTGCAGGTTGGAGCTGCCCGCCCCGGCCCGGGGCAAGGGGATCTGGGCCGATCTTTTGGGGCCCGGCCGGGTGACGGAGCAGGGCGGCGCCTTGGAGGTGGAGCTAAAGCCCTACCAGGTGATGTGGCTCAGGCCACGGGGAGAGGAGGGTGCGCCGGTCTAGCTTTTAGCCCGGCTTGCGGTCCTGGCGGCCCATGAGCTGGGGGTAGAGCTCGGCGGCGCACTCGGGGCACAGGCCGTGGGTGAAGTCCACGTCCAGGTGCTTGCTGAAATAGTGCTCCACCCTGTGCCACAACTCGTCGGCGTCGCGCACCTTTTTGCACTTGGCGCAAATGGGGAGCAAGCGCCGCAACTCCTCGATTTCTCCCATATCCTCCAGGATCAGCACCACCAGGTCTTGCTGCTGGCGCCTGAGCGGCGCGGCCGAGACCAAGTAGTGCACCTCTTGCACCTTTTGACCGTCGTTCAGCTCCAAGCGGGCCCTTTGCCGGGATACGGCCCCCGAGTCCAGGCAGCGGTTCACCGAACCGCGGATGACGCACTGGCCGCAGGGCTCCGCCCGGCCGCACCCCCCGGGGGATAACTCCGAGTTCAGGCAATGCAATACTTCGCCCGCCCGGCGGCGCAACACGCGCTGGGAGCTTGGCGCCAAGATATCGCCGGCAGCCTGGTTGTGATCAATGATGCGAACATCCTCGTCCACCACCAAGATGGGAGACGGCACGGCGTCATAGACAACGCGGCTAAAGGACAAGTCATTGTTAAAATTAACTTTATTAGGCAATATCACCCTCCGGCTCAAAAAAACCTTGGCAGGGACGGCAAATGGGGGCATACATACGCT contains:
- a CDS encoding DUF6538 domain-containing protein; this encodes MEKMPGHPRLYRRGAVYYHRAAIPVDIKDTYPKAEETFSLGTKDYNEALKRVRIAAVEIDRRFDQHRHKLQQQASAPILDELTEFQIKQLGRCKWRSKSETILVAVENRDTLIQFSSGVLVRWRPWWLPGQDSLEERKGCTRTWINGPGSDLSCAMARRASAS
- the tadA gene encoding tRNA adenosine(34) deaminase TadA, which encodes MTQPGFSPADAGHMRRTLELARRAAAQGEVPIGAVLTDPQGQVIAQAGNATIAQGDPTAHAEMLCLRQAARALGNYRLGGCTLYVSLEPCAMCAGAVVWARLARVVFAAHDPKAGAYGSALDLGAVPSLNHQPIVQGGLLAGEAADILKEFFAARR
- a CDS encoding formyltransferase family protein, with protein sequence MAGKPIFDPSRAGRPLRVAAFMSGSGTNVVKLLEAPGASYEVAFIFSDTASDKCRGQEIARRFDLPYFAYDVRRFHEKRGLKRSVKSAEGLAARRAYDQVAQRLVKAFDIDIIALGGYMSFLTLTGAINVHPADLSLVDEAGKRRFVGDDAVLDAIVAGQSELRSSTLFTDLGVDSGPLLMVSDPIPVELPAPLAEIKADPAHLRQVADQHQERLKQAGDWVVFPTTLELIAQGRLGLTDEGGVATLDGALKPGGVRPAELA
- the ahbB gene encoding siroheme decarboxylase subunit beta, which produces MELDTTDRKIISRLQGDLPLVPRPFAALAEEVGLTEEEVVRRVRGLAEGRVMRRFGATLRHQRSGFASNVMVAWRVPPERASEVGEKLAAFRNVSHCYWREPCEGFSYNLFSMVHGRSEAECRSLVREMAEQAQAEEFELLFSVEELKKTSMRYFDTEGDIHEG
- the hemL gene encoding glutamate-1-semialdehyde 2,1-aminomutase is translated as MKDDRSRELWQRSQKVIPGGVNSPARAMLAVGREPLFIRSARGCYIEDVDGNRYIDYVGSWGPLILGHADPDVVAAVKKAAEKGTSFGAPTEAEVNFAEMLTRLIPSMEQVRLVSSGTEATMSALRLARGYTERDLIVKFDGCYHGHSDGLLVASGSGLATLGLPSCPGVPAEVAGLSVSIPYNDLAALEKLFHEKGDKIAAVIIEPVAGNMGVVPPAPGYLQGVREICDEYGSLLIFDEVITGFRVALGGAQELYGVTPDLTTLGKIIGAGLPLGAYGGKAEIMQKVAPCGPVYQAGTLSGNPLATAAGLRALDMLDVAGVYQRLEENSAKLYDGLGDIFTKAGVPHYGNRVGAMFSYFFQKGPVTDWTSASKSDTEAFGRWFRAMLGRGVYLAPSQFECTFMSLAHDADAIEQTLSAAEEAIKEV
- a CDS encoding phenylacetate--CoA ligase family protein, translated to MFWQEQIELLPREELSELQTERLRRSLAQAKKSPFYSQALKGIDPQDINSPQDVRGLPFTVKQDLRDSFPYGMLAVPRSQVVRLHASSGTTGTPTAILHSKADLRAWANLMARSLYMAGVRPGDVFQNITGYGLFSGGLGIHQGAERLGAMVIPVGTGNSRRQIALMRQFGTTAMHLIPSYALRLAGVFAEQGLDPRSDTQLRIAVIGAEPHSEQTRKRVEDLFGVKAYNSYGLSEINGPGVAMECPEQNGLHLWEDAFLLEVLHPMTMEPVEPGQIGEVVLTTLERRAMPLIRYRTRDLAALLPGECACGRTHRRLSRIVGRSDDMFIIKGVNVYPMQVESVLMDFKAVGGQYLIILENKGEADSMTVRAELSPEAAGLSPLERAGLARNLAKALRDELLVTPAVEILDPDGLPMTQGKAERVQDHRKLS
- a CDS encoding alpha-amylase family glycosyl hydrolase, with translation MPDSAAQRGVPRKILYDRRPNYSRPALELDHATREDLLAHLTFLYGKEQAQEAMPEMERILKVHHAHKSEELRELLAGRDPRRLFSEKDMILITYGDMIKDGEGTPLAVLARACDDHMLAPDILHILPFFPYSSDRGFSVVDFSKVDPRLGTWDDIHRLAGRFRLMFDGVLNHISAHSQAFHRFLDGDPELKEFFIAYDSPDELTPDQRSKIFRPRVSDILTPFMTLEGVRYLWTTFSPDQIDLNYRNPKVLLSVVQALLFYIRQGADLLRLDAVTYIWAEPGTECIHLDQTHEIVKLLRTVVEAVAPGVALVTETNVPHADNVRYFGSGYDEAHMVYNFALPPLVLHAIYRQCAKYLAAWAADLEPPSEATAFFNILDTHDGIGLMGAKQILPPEEIELIVGTAQAHGALISQKTVEGGGEEPYEINSTWWSAVNPVGGEDHALQLERYLASRAVALSLKGVPGMYLHGALGSSSDLETYQRTGVKRDVNRATVDLAVLEAESRDPSSRLGRLAPRMSLLNLTRVAQKAFHPQGSQKVLAAPEAVLALLRVSSDGEQRLLSLINLSASPVPCRLELPAPARGKGIWADLLGPGRVTEQGGALEVELKPYQVMWLRPRGEEGAPV
- a CDS encoding PAS domain-containing protein, translated to MPPFAVPAKVFLSRRVILPNKVNFNNDLSFSRVVYDAVPSPILVVDEDVRIIDHNQAAGDILAPSSQRVLRRRAGEVLHCLNSELSPGGCGRAEPCGQCVIRGSVNRCLDSGAVSRQRARLELNDGQKVQEVHYLVSAAPLRRQQQDLVVLILEDMGEIEELRRLLPICAKCKKVRDADELWHRVEHYFSKHLDVDFTHGLCPECAAELYPQLMGRQDRKPG